From Dietzia sp. ANT_WB102, a single genomic window includes:
- a CDS encoding Rv3654c family TadE-like protein yields MTGRSRWLRVVGDDRGAMTVMTAFAVAAVLALTVAVLMVGRASAAAHTARAAADLAALAGAHALRAGEPACTVADRVAGENRARLGACVIDGVDVVVRAEVQVDLGVVRSRSAVAVARAGPA; encoded by the coding sequence ATGACAGGCCGCAGCCGGTGGCTGCGGGTCGTCGGCGACGACAGGGGCGCCATGACCGTCATGACCGCCTTCGCCGTGGCCGCAGTCCTGGCCCTGACAGTGGCGGTACTTATGGTGGGCCGGGCGTCGGCGGCCGCGCACACCGCCCGGGCGGCAGCCGACCTCGCCGCGCTGGCCGGGGCGCACGCGCTGCGGGCGGGCGAGCCCGCGTGCACGGTCGCGGACCGGGTCGCCGGAGAGAACCGGGCACGTCTCGGGGCGTGCGTCATCGACGGCGTCGACGTCGTGGTGCGGGCCGAGGTACAGGTCGACCTCGGGGTGGTCCGTTCGCGGTCGGCCGTGGCGGTCGCCCGGGCCGGGCCGGCGTGA
- a CDS encoding DEAD/DEAH box helicase has product MTTYGRELLGHLLEQMPAGPSPLTHAVDLPARDARYDDWPSWTHPGLADELRGRGVDRPWAHQVATAEHAHAGRNVVVATGTASGKSLGYQLPALSALAADRNACVLYLAPTKALGQDQLSSVISLVDAVPALSHVAPASYDGDTPTDARPWIRENSRWIVTNPDMLHLSLLGRARQWTRILRGLRFVVVDECHSYRGVFGSNVALVLRRLDRLARALGAAPTFILASATTSDAGVAATTLVGRDCVEVTDDASPQGGRTVALWEPPLMEGLSGEHGAPVRRPAPVEASTLMATLVAEGARTLTFVRSRAGAESTALRARERLASEHGARGRELAGRIAAYRAGYLADDRRALERGLADGELVGVASTSALELGVDISGLDAVVSAGFPGTIASFWQQAGRAGRRGQGALVMLVARDDPLDTYLVHHPEALLGRPVEATVTDPRNPVLLAGQLRCAVSERPMSHEEARAWGATEVLERLADDGLVRRRPAGWYPAADDHNPHTEVDIRGTGGAEVVIVDAADGRMLGTIDSVRARSQVHPGALYLHQGESFVVDELNLEDGLALCHPEVPEWTTSAREQVSIDLVDTLESVPAGPVTLSLADVEVTTRVTGYQRRLRGGEILDVTPLDLPETTLATRAVIYTLAPQLLRVAGLEEADWPGALHAAEHAAIGLLPLVATCDRWDIGGVSTALHPDTGLPTVFVYDGYAGGAGFAERGFRRATSWLGATLAAIRSCECESGCPSCIQSPKCGNGNDPLSKPGAIALLTEVVGQLRAV; this is encoded by the coding sequence GTGACGACTTACGGACGCGAACTCCTGGGCCACCTGCTCGAGCAGATGCCGGCCGGGCCGTCGCCGCTCACACATGCCGTGGACCTGCCCGCCCGCGACGCCCGGTATGACGACTGGCCTTCCTGGACTCACCCCGGTCTGGCCGACGAGCTACGCGGCCGCGGGGTCGACCGCCCGTGGGCTCACCAGGTGGCCACGGCCGAACACGCCCACGCCGGCCGCAACGTGGTGGTCGCGACGGGCACCGCGTCGGGCAAGTCCCTCGGTTACCAACTGCCCGCGCTCAGCGCGCTCGCGGCGGACCGCAACGCCTGCGTGCTGTACCTGGCCCCGACCAAGGCCCTCGGGCAGGACCAGCTGTCGTCTGTCATCTCACTGGTGGACGCCGTGCCCGCGCTCTCCCACGTGGCACCTGCCTCCTACGACGGTGACACCCCGACCGATGCCCGACCCTGGATCCGGGAGAACTCCAGATGGATCGTCACCAATCCCGACATGCTCCACCTGTCATTGCTCGGCAGGGCCCGGCAATGGACTCGGATTCTTCGGGGGCTCCGTTTTGTCGTCGTCGATGAATGTCATTCCTACCGTGGCGTGTTCGGCTCCAACGTCGCCCTCGTCCTGCGCCGGCTCGACCGCCTCGCACGGGCGCTCGGTGCTGCCCCGACATTTATCCTGGCCTCGGCCACCACCTCGGACGCCGGCGTCGCCGCGACCACTCTGGTCGGCCGCGACTGCGTGGAGGTCACCGACGACGCCTCTCCACAGGGCGGGCGGACCGTCGCCCTGTGGGAGCCGCCGCTGATGGAGGGCCTGTCCGGCGAACATGGGGCCCCTGTCCGGCGGCCCGCGCCGGTCGAGGCGTCCACACTGATGGCCACCCTCGTCGCCGAGGGCGCGCGGACCCTGACCTTCGTCCGGTCCCGGGCTGGCGCCGAGTCCACCGCGCTGCGCGCCCGCGAACGGTTGGCCTCCGAGCATGGCGCCCGCGGCCGCGAACTGGCCGGACGGATCGCCGCCTACCGCGCCGGGTACCTCGCCGACGACCGCCGCGCCCTCGAGCGCGGCCTCGCCGACGGGGAGCTGGTGGGGGTGGCGTCGACGTCGGCGCTTGAGCTGGGCGTGGACATTTCCGGGCTCGACGCCGTGGTCAGCGCCGGCTTCCCGGGCACCATCGCCTCGTTCTGGCAGCAGGCCGGACGTGCCGGGCGTCGCGGGCAGGGCGCGCTCGTGATGCTGGTGGCACGGGACGACCCGCTGGACACCTACCTGGTCCACCACCCCGAGGCGCTTCTGGGCCGCCCGGTCGAAGCAACCGTCACCGATCCCCGCAACCCGGTTCTCCTGGCCGGGCAGCTGCGGTGTGCTGTGAGCGAGCGGCCGATGTCTCACGAGGAGGCCCGGGCGTGGGGCGCCACCGAAGTGCTGGAACGGCTCGCCGACGACGGGCTGGTGCGGCGTCGGCCGGCCGGCTGGTACCCGGCCGCCGACGACCACAACCCGCACACCGAGGTCGACATCCGCGGCACGGGCGGGGCCGAGGTGGTGATCGTCGACGCCGCCGACGGACGCATGCTTGGCACGATCGACTCCGTCCGTGCCCGCTCCCAGGTCCATCCGGGGGCGCTTTACCTGCACCAGGGCGAGTCGTTTGTTGTGGACGAGTTGAACCTGGAGGATGGCCTCGCGCTGTGTCACCCGGAGGTGCCGGAGTGGACAACCAGTGCGCGCGAGCAGGTGTCGATCGACCTGGTGGACACCCTGGAGTCGGTGCCCGCCGGCCCGGTCACACTCTCGCTGGCCGACGTGGAGGTGACCACCCGCGTCACCGGCTACCAACGACGGCTGCGCGGCGGCGAGATCCTGGACGTGACCCCACTGGATCTGCCCGAGACGACGCTGGCCACGCGGGCCGTGATCTACACGCTCGCCCCACAGCTGCTGCGGGTCGCCGGGCTGGAGGAGGCGGATTGGCCGGGCGCGTTGCACGCGGCCGAGCATGCCGCGATCGGGTTGCTGCCACTGGTGGCGACGTGCGACCGCTGGGATATCGGTGGGGTGTCGACCGCCCTGCACCCGGACACCGGACTACCCACGGTGTTCGTCTACGACGGCTACGCCGGTGGTGCGGGATTCGCCGAGCGCGGATTCCGGCGCGCCACCTCGTGGCTGGGCGCGACACTGGCCGCGATCCGCTCCTGCGAGTGCGAGTCCGGCTGTCCCTCCTGCATCCAGTCACCCAAATGCGGCAACGGCAACGACCCCCTGTCCAAGCCGGGCGCGATCGCGCTGCTCACCGAGGTGGTGGGACAACTCCGGGCGGTCTGA
- a CDS encoding chromosome partitioning protein encodes MNTTTRARSVTVAVADPDLDADVRAVVAALALDPGTVGGSPTDVVVTDRADAATWAGGSRVVRVGSDREPDDDDGVVRLPSGTGDLVGALLAPLQTRSGPFIVVTGAVGGCGASTLAAALAVRAAPSLRTLLVEADPHGTGLDLLLGAEGRPGLRIEDVRADLGGPDPEALWGAVPEAQPGLGVLARSRSRPADADPARVPDGAPGAVQAHRAAGGLVVSDLGGLADAGPALAGADLVVVATRADIQGAVAAGRAVSDVPGAVLVVRAGRGDPLHAADIADSAGAAHWYVLPEIGAVRRAAGAGGLGDSLRRGRAGRVRRLAAVADSLLEQVTLGER; translated from the coding sequence GTGAACACGACTACGAGAGCGCGGTCCGTCACGGTGGCCGTCGCCGACCCCGACCTGGACGCCGATGTGCGCGCCGTGGTGGCCGCTCTGGCCCTGGACCCGGGCACAGTGGGTGGGTCGCCCACCGATGTGGTGGTCACCGATCGTGCGGACGCGGCGACGTGGGCCGGAGGGTCACGCGTCGTACGGGTCGGGTCCGACAGGGAACCGGACGACGACGACGGGGTGGTCCGCCTGCCGTCAGGCACCGGCGATCTCGTGGGGGCGCTGCTCGCGCCGCTGCAGACCAGGTCAGGGCCGTTCATCGTGGTCACGGGCGCGGTGGGCGGCTGCGGGGCCAGCACGCTGGCGGCGGCACTGGCGGTGCGGGCCGCTCCGTCACTCCGGACCCTGCTGGTGGAAGCGGACCCGCACGGCACCGGCCTCGACCTCCTGCTGGGTGCCGAGGGCAGGCCCGGGCTGCGAATCGAGGACGTGCGCGCAGATCTGGGCGGGCCCGATCCGGAAGCCCTGTGGGGCGCGGTGCCGGAGGCGCAGCCAGGGCTCGGCGTGCTGGCCAGGTCCAGGAGTCGACCTGCCGACGCCGACCCGGCCCGCGTCCCCGATGGTGCTCCGGGCGCGGTGCAGGCCCACCGGGCGGCCGGGGGGCTTGTGGTGAGCGATCTCGGCGGTCTGGCCGACGCCGGGCCAGCGCTCGCCGGCGCCGATCTCGTCGTCGTCGCCACCAGGGCCGATATCCAGGGCGCGGTCGCCGCTGGCCGTGCGGTGAGCGACGTACCCGGCGCAGTTCTGGTGGTCCGGGCCGGACGCGGCGACCCCCTGCACGCGGCCGACATCGCCGATTCGGCCGGGGCGGCGCACTGGTATGTCCTGCCCGAGATCGGCGCGGTGCGCCGCGCGGCCGGCGCAGGCGGACTGGGCGACTCTCTGCGCCGCGGCCGGGCGGGCCGGGTGCGGAGACTCGCCGCGGTCGCCGACTCGTTACTGGAGCAGGTGACTCTCGGTGAACGGTGA
- a CDS encoding DUF4244 domain-containing protein has product MAAIRARATLSRRFSSVSKRDAGMSTVEYAVGTIAAAAFGAVLYTVVSGDSIPDALGGIIEQALNTSV; this is encoded by the coding sequence ATGGCGGCCATCAGGGCCCGTGCAACGCTGTCCCGGCGGTTCAGTTCCGTGAGCAAGCGGGATGCCGGCATGTCGACGGTCGAGTACGCCGTGGGCACTATCGCCGCGGCGGCATTCGGCGCGGTCCTCTACACCGTGGTCAGCGGCGATTCGATACCCGACGCGCTCGGCGGGATCATCGAGCAGGCGCTCAACACCTCGGTGTGA
- a CDS encoding type II secretion system F family protein, with amino-acid sequence MTVALLLAAALLVWPGGVAVGRLRALGADGGISGRGSGVGGRATVSGRPGVGAWPTGVRSALAQVPAGVLWPLIAGTVGLMGAGPFHACAAAVLGGTAADLYRRATERRKRLVRLEAWERALDDASSALRAGASPGRALGQAADAAGAHDPQVAGILTTAGSHARLGGDVAAALRPAGGAGPGEDRVAGELAGAWLLANRHGVVLADVVDGLRADVASRRQRAIRVDATLAGPRATAVILTALPGLGVLLGSGFGADPLGVLLDGALGGVLCLAGAVLLAAGLLWTDRIAGGAAR; translated from the coding sequence GTGACGGTCGCGCTGCTCCTGGCAGCTGCGCTGCTGGTCTGGCCGGGCGGGGTCGCGGTCGGACGCCTTCGTGCCCTCGGGGCCGACGGCGGCATATCGGGCCGCGGCTCGGGCGTCGGCGGTCGCGCTACCGTCAGCGGTCGTCCGGGGGTCGGCGCGTGGCCCACCGGCGTGCGCAGTGCGCTCGCGCAGGTACCGGCAGGAGTGCTGTGGCCCCTCATCGCGGGCACCGTCGGGCTCATGGGGGCGGGCCCATTCCACGCGTGCGCGGCCGCCGTACTCGGCGGAACTGCTGCTGACCTGTACCGTCGGGCCACCGAGCGCCGGAAGCGCCTCGTGCGGTTGGAAGCGTGGGAGCGCGCTCTCGACGATGCCTCGTCGGCTCTGCGCGCCGGCGCCAGTCCGGGGCGCGCCCTCGGGCAGGCCGCCGACGCGGCGGGGGCACACGACCCGCAGGTGGCCGGGATACTCACCACGGCCGGCTCCCATGCTCGCCTGGGGGGCGACGTCGCCGCAGCCCTGCGTCCGGCGGGCGGTGCAGGTCCGGGCGAAGACCGGGTCGCCGGTGAACTGGCCGGCGCCTGGCTCCTGGCCAACCGGCACGGCGTCGTGCTGGCCGACGTCGTCGACGGACTGCGGGCCGACGTGGCCTCCCGGCGGCAGCGCGCGATCCGGGTGGACGCCACCCTGGCCGGGCCACGCGCCACCGCCGTCATCCTCACCGCCCTTCCCGGACTGGGCGTGCTCCTGGGGTCCGGATTCGGCGCCGACCCCCTGGGAGTCCTCCTGGACGGCGCGCTCGGCGGCGTGTTGTGCCTGGCCGGGGCGGTCCTGCTGGCCGCCGGGCTGCTGTGGACTGACCGGATCGCGGGCGGTGCCGCCCGATGA
- a CDS encoding TadA family conjugal transfer-associated ATPase, translating to MNGDDPGVVAPSADLVDRVRARLAGLGVEPEPDEVVRAVRAESGVLHGHLDLLQTARLVREHLAGAGPLEALLASPGVTDVVVDGPGPALVDRGRGLEETDVVVPTEAELRTLAVRLAGRAGQRLDDARPWADGVVRSRDGMAWRLHAVLPPVAVDGTCLSLRVSRPAQATFDRLVEAGTVPATAEPLLRGLVDARVGYLVVGGTGSGKTTMLAALLGLVPATERLLCVEDSPELRPAHPHVVRLVVRHGNVEGAGEVTMADLVRQALRMRPDRIAVGEVRGGEVADLLAALNTGHDGSAGTVHANSPTELPARLEALGALGGLDRAALSAQVAASLRVVVGMRRLPDGRRGVDSIGVVRRGVHGIVVDPAWRADGGTAPGRAALVALLEERAP from the coding sequence GTGAACGGTGACGATCCGGGCGTGGTCGCGCCTTCCGCCGACCTCGTGGACAGGGTCCGCGCGCGGCTCGCGGGACTGGGAGTGGAGCCCGAGCCGGACGAGGTGGTTCGCGCCGTGAGGGCCGAGTCCGGGGTGCTGCACGGGCACCTCGATCTGCTGCAGACCGCCCGATTGGTCCGCGAGCACCTCGCCGGTGCCGGACCGCTTGAGGCATTGTTGGCGAGCCCGGGGGTAACCGACGTAGTGGTCGACGGACCCGGCCCGGCGCTGGTGGACCGCGGGCGGGGACTGGAGGAGACGGACGTCGTGGTGCCGACCGAGGCCGAGCTGCGGACCCTCGCGGTGCGACTGGCCGGGCGGGCCGGCCAGCGGCTCGACGACGCGCGCCCCTGGGCCGACGGAGTGGTGCGCTCACGAGACGGGATGGCGTGGCGGCTGCACGCGGTGCTGCCGCCGGTGGCCGTGGACGGGACCTGCCTGTCCCTGCGGGTGTCGAGGCCGGCGCAGGCGACGTTCGACCGGCTCGTTGAGGCGGGAACGGTTCCCGCCACCGCTGAGCCGCTGCTGCGCGGTCTGGTCGATGCCCGGGTGGGGTATCTCGTGGTGGGCGGGACCGGCTCGGGAAAAACCACCATGCTCGCGGCGCTGCTGGGGCTCGTCCCAGCGACCGAGAGGCTTCTGTGCGTCGAGGACTCTCCGGAGTTGCGGCCCGCCCACCCGCACGTCGTGCGCCTGGTGGTCCGGCACGGCAACGTTGAGGGCGCCGGCGAGGTGACCATGGCCGACCTGGTCCGGCAGGCCCTGCGCATGCGCCCGGACCGGATCGCGGTGGGGGAGGTGCGCGGCGGCGAGGTCGCTGACCTGCTGGCCGCTCTCAATACCGGGCACGACGGCAGCGCCGGCACCGTCCACGCCAACTCGCCGACCGAGCTGCCGGCCCGACTGGAAGCGCTCGGTGCGCTCGGTGGCCTCGACCGGGCGGCCCTGTCGGCGCAGGTCGCGGCGTCGTTGCGAGTGGTGGTGGGGATGCGCCGGTTACCCGACGGGCGACGGGGGGTCGACTCGATCGGGGTGGTTCGGCGCGGGGTGCACGGGATCGTCGTGGACCCGGCCTGGCGGGCGGACGGGGGAACAGCCCCAGGTCGTGCGGCTCTGGTCGCACTCCTCGAGGAGCGGGCTCCGTGA
- a CDS encoding type II secretion system F family protein: MTAAVLMLAAALCVAPWRARAADRVDELRTGAGAPPPRVRGRARSGARFLPLSVAGVLGRIVRPRTAPADTGALAQLVDLLGAALLAGLPAPDALSAVSDAVEHTDPASARPLRAAAARMRLGATPAEAWREVTGAARLAPIASELARATDGGGSVRAALEHAAGRLRSEADATAMARAERAAVLVAGPLGLCFLPAFVCLGVLPVVVGLADGMLPGVLP; this comes from the coding sequence ATGACCGCTGCCGTCCTGATGCTCGCGGCCGCGCTGTGCGTGGCGCCGTGGCGTGCACGTGCCGCCGACAGGGTGGACGAGCTCCGGACTGGGGCCGGCGCACCGCCACCCCGGGTCCGCGGCCGTGCCCGATCCGGCGCCCGGTTCCTGCCGCTGTCGGTGGCCGGTGTCCTCGGCCGGATTGTCCGTCCACGCACCGCCCCCGCCGACACCGGAGCCCTGGCCCAACTGGTGGATCTGCTGGGGGCTGCGCTGCTGGCAGGACTCCCCGCACCCGACGCACTGTCGGCGGTCTCCGACGCGGTCGAGCACACCGACCCTGCCTCGGCACGCCCATTGCGGGCGGCTGCAGCACGGATGCGTCTCGGCGCCACTCCCGCCGAGGCCTGGCGTGAGGTCACGGGCGCCGCCCGGCTGGCCCCGATCGCCTCGGAGTTGGCTCGCGCGACCGACGGCGGCGGATCCGTGCGAGCGGCCCTCGAGCACGCGGCCGGCCGGCTGCGCTCCGAGGCCGACGCCACAGCCATGGCCCGCGCCGAGCGGGCTGCCGTCCTGGTCGCAGGTCCTCTTGGCCTGTGCTTCCTCCCGGCGTTTGTGTGCCTGGGAGTTCTCCCCGTCGTGGTGGGACTAGCCGACGGGATGCTGCCGGGAGTCCTGCCGTGA
- a CDS encoding PRC-barrel domain-containing protein, with product MNLKEQLDALLDSTAFDSTGAKVGAVRQIYVDDASGKATFATVATGIFSADAIVPLHGARLLDNELHVDHTRAVIRDSPRPENTDDALTPEQEVKLQEYYGIETPTRLRGAASRESATEAGKAAASDGKAKMGKAMEGKPGTTDKPKGAEMPGTPDKAPSSGGKTQTARETTSDAAQSDAKTPSGANTSSGATTPSGAETASTGAEQSGSKTSSGSTKPRPKTPPTTAGAPAKGAAPQRGHESTTTNSTNSPSPADVPAPAKAASPDPATPDRKPSGDTAGKSTGLGRG from the coding sequence GTGAACCTCAAGGAACAGCTCGACGCGTTGCTCGACTCGACCGCCTTCGACTCGACGGGGGCCAAAGTCGGCGCCGTTCGCCAGATCTATGTGGACGATGCGAGCGGCAAGGCCACATTCGCGACTGTCGCCACCGGGATCTTCTCCGCCGACGCGATCGTCCCGCTCCACGGCGCCCGGCTCCTCGACAACGAGCTCCACGTCGACCACACCCGCGCCGTCATCCGCGATTCCCCCCGCCCTGAGAACACTGACGACGCGCTCACTCCCGAGCAGGAAGTGAAGCTGCAGGAGTACTACGGGATCGAGACCCCGACGCGGCTCCGTGGGGCGGCCTCACGCGAGTCCGCGACGGAGGCGGGTAAGGCGGCGGCGAGCGACGGCAAGGCGAAGATGGGCAAGGCGATGGAGGGCAAGCCCGGCACCACTGACAAGCCCAAGGGCGCTGAAATGCCCGGCACGCCCGACAAGGCTCCATCGAGCGGTGGAAAGACGCAGACCGCACGCGAGACGACGAGCGACGCCGCGCAGAGCGATGCCAAGACACCAAGCGGGGCCAATACATCGAGCGGGGCCACAACCCCGAGCGGAGCTGAAACTGCCTCCACAGGCGCTGAGCAGAGCGGGTCCAAGACGTCGAGCGGCAGCACCAAGCCCCGGCCGAAGACCCCTCCGACCACGGCGGGGGCCCCGGCAAAGGGCGCGGCGCCACAGCGCGGCCACGAGTCGACGACGACGAACTCCACAAACTCTCCTTCGCCCGCCGACGTCCCGGCCCCCGCGAAGGCCGCCAGCCCCGACCCCGCCACGCCGGACCGTAAGCCGTCCGGGGACACAGCGGGGAAAAGCACGGGCCTCGGTCGCGGCTGA
- a CDS encoding HAD family phosphatase: MSHRPRRVAAFFDLDKTIIATSSVFAFNKSFLGEGLLSRRSVIDLAYTQLAFSLSDADDEQMQKVRQAMATATKGWAPEQVERIVTEALTETVSPTVYSEAQDLLAEHRALGHDLVIVSASGEELVAPIARMLGVDHYAGTRMNRDADGRYGGEIEFYCQGPGKAEAIQGFAERYGYDLDASYAYSDSSTDLPMLETVGHPTVINPDRALRREALQRGWPILTFENPTPLLPTLERATGPIVGVTAIAVAVGAAAVSFARAARHATR; this comes from the coding sequence ATGTCGCATCGCCCTCGCCGGGTCGCCGCGTTCTTCGATCTCGACAAGACGATCATCGCGACCTCATCGGTCTTCGCGTTCAACAAATCCTTCCTCGGCGAGGGTCTACTGTCGCGGAGGTCGGTGATCGACCTGGCCTACACGCAGCTCGCCTTCAGCCTGTCGGACGCCGATGACGAACAAATGCAGAAGGTCCGCCAGGCCATGGCGACCGCCACCAAGGGGTGGGCGCCCGAGCAGGTAGAGCGGATCGTGACCGAGGCCCTTACCGAGACCGTCTCCCCTACCGTGTACTCCGAGGCCCAGGACCTGCTCGCCGAGCACCGCGCGCTGGGCCACGACCTGGTCATCGTGTCCGCCTCGGGCGAAGAACTGGTGGCGCCCATCGCCCGGATGCTCGGCGTGGACCATTACGCCGGCACCCGCATGAACCGGGACGCCGACGGGCGCTACGGCGGGGAGATCGAGTTCTACTGTCAGGGGCCCGGGAAAGCCGAGGCGATCCAGGGGTTCGCCGAGCGCTACGGCTACGACCTCGATGCGAGTTACGCCTATTCCGACTCCTCGACCGACCTGCCCATGCTCGAGACGGTGGGTCACCCCACGGTGATCAACCCCGACCGTGCGCTGCGGCGCGAGGCTCTCCAACGCGGGTGGCCGATCCTCACGTTCGAGAATCCCACACCTCTGCTGCCCACCTTAGAACGCGCGACGGGACCGATCGTCGGGGTCACCGCCATCGCCGTGGCGGTGGGCGCCGCCGCCGTATCGTTCGCCCGCGCCGCCCGGCACGCGACACGGTAG
- a CDS encoding oxidoreductase → MTSATPDPLAPLLTLPGVAEAADAARAALASIHRHPANRRGWPTTAAESVLRGARASAGVEGASVRLDTDTEPDEVLSAALRVAGELTGESLDRAVAVWTRSPLQELAHLHLLAASGAGVDPQGLGRPRSEQGVAERLQGLAELVTGGTRAPAPVLAAVVLGELSGLRPFGSADGIVARAAFRLVAVSTGLDPHCLGVPEVTFYRDPEGHRAAVAGYMSGTEEGVAAWLLHCCGALEAGAREAVSIADAAGA, encoded by the coding sequence GTGACCTCCGCGACCCCCGACCCGCTCGCCCCGCTTCTGACTCTGCCCGGCGTGGCCGAGGCTGCGGACGCAGCCCGGGCCGCCCTGGCCTCGATTCACCGGCACCCCGCGAACCGACGAGGTTGGCCCACCACCGCCGCCGAATCGGTGTTGCGCGGCGCGCGCGCGTCCGCTGGGGTTGAGGGCGCCTCCGTGCGCTTGGACACCGACACCGAGCCGGATGAGGTGCTCTCTGCCGCGCTGCGGGTCGCCGGCGAACTGACAGGTGAGTCCCTCGACCGCGCCGTCGCGGTGTGGACCCGCTCGCCCCTGCAAGAACTCGCTCATCTTCATCTCCTCGCCGCCTCCGGGGCGGGGGTGGACCCGCAGGGCCTTGGCCGACCACGCTCCGAGCAGGGCGTCGCCGAGCGTCTCCAGGGCCTAGCCGAACTCGTCACCGGTGGCACTCGCGCACCTGCGCCCGTGCTGGCCGCGGTCGTCCTCGGTGAACTCTCGGGGCTCCGCCCGTTCGGGTCCGCGGACGGGATCGTCGCCCGTGCGGCATTCCGGCTGGTCGCGGTGTCCACCGGGCTCGATCCGCACTGCCTGGGCGTGCCCGAGGTGACCTTTTACCGCGACCCCGAGGGCCACCGCGCCGCTGTCGCGGGTTACATGTCCGGAACCGAGGAGGGCGTGGCCGCCTGGCTTCTCCACTGTTGTGGAGCGTTGGAGGCGGGGGCGCGGGAGGCGGTCTCGATCGCCGACGCTGCCGGGGCCTGA
- a CDS encoding cold-shock protein, with the protein MAQGTVKWFNAEKGYGFIAPEDGSADLFVHYSSIEGSGFKSLEENQRVEFEVGEGQKGPQAQEVRAI; encoded by the coding sequence ATGGCACAGGGCACCGTCAAGTGGTTCAACGCGGAGAAGGGCTACGGGTTCATCGCCCCTGAGGACGGATCCGCCGACCTCTTCGTCCACTACTCCTCCATCGAGGGCTCGGGCTTCAAGTCGCTCGAGGAGAACCAGCGCGTCGAGTTCGAGGTCGGCGAGGGGCAGAAGGGACCGCAGGCCCAGG
- a CDS encoding TadE family type IV pilus minor pilin — MMLRWHRAATARDDGSVTVEAALGIASLVVVISVAAAGAAAALAQIRVVDAAREAARVAAMSGPADGVSAGRAVASDAEVSVDVGGPYVTAVVVAPARGLPGVELRGRAVARSEPGVVG, encoded by the coding sequence ATGATGCTGCGGTGGCACCGCGCGGCGACGGCCCGCGACGACGGGTCGGTGACGGTGGAGGCCGCCCTGGGCATCGCCTCACTCGTCGTGGTGATCAGCGTCGCCGCCGCCGGGGCCGCCGCGGCGCTTGCTCAGATACGGGTTGTCGATGCGGCACGGGAGGCGGCGCGGGTGGCGGCCATGTCCGGGCCGGCCGACGGGGTATCGGCTGGCCGGGCCGTGGCATCCGACGCCGAGGTATCCGTGGACGTCGGCGGACCGTACGTCACCGCCGTAGTCGTGGCGCCGGCGCGCGGGCTCCCCGGCGTCGAGCTCCGCGGCCGGGCCGTCGCGCGATCAGAACCGGGGGTGGTCGGATGA